atatctATGTGCCATGGCCTGGgaagcctgttttcttttttcataaaaattatttttactctatGAAAAGATTATGGGGTTTAGCTCAAAATATCTATGGTCGTGATAAAATTGGATTGGTAACTCTACCTCAGaaggaaaatgggggaaaaatagATGAGTCACAATTCAATACTTGAGGCTCAGAAATTGTGCAGAAATTGTGctttataaatctaaaactgaatTTTAGATTTATAAAGTGAGAGTTGGCATGCGTTGTTTTTAATGATATGGAAGACCTTAAGAAAAAAACTTGGCTGAAGTTTAATCGTTGGTCCAGCCATTTGAAAAAAGCAATAGTTCGAGGAGGTTCCCGAATTCGGCGTTTGAAAttcattttgttctcttttcttcattattagtgCATTTGGTGTGTGTATACTTGCACACAATTCTGTCTGTATACACACTGCTTGCTTAGCCCTAGTCAAAAGGCATCTTTTATAAAAGGTGTAAAGAAATATCAAGGTTCTATAATTCTGAAGAGTTTAGAATTTATTAGGAGTTTCCCAAGTTGGGATGTTAGTCTTTAAATAAACTTACTTCATTCATGTATTCCACTTACGGTTTTGCACCTCCTTTTTATTAGTGCAGCGCCATTTATTTTGCTTGATTTTAGGTATGTTAATATTCCAGCCTTGCTAGTTAGCATAAagtgacaggtgtgagccatgaggAAATTTTCTGACTTAATTTTTACACAACTACATATAAGAGTTttagtggagaaaaaaaattagtcccTTGTGCATATATAGTAGTTAGATAAATGATTTTTCTACCAACAGTATACTACACTCATGTAGGTAAGTACAGAAAaggtttcaaaatatattttgttagcCAGTTAAAGTCTATGAATTATCTGCAACCTATTTAATCTGTCACTACAGTAATTTTGTGGTTATGCCAAGAACCGTGTATACTTttaggttttcttatttttgtcagtttttctaGGTTAGCAAGGAGGCAGCAAACTTTCATTgtttcatattaaaatataattagacTAAACTTAATTCTAGTATGAATTTCCAAAATCGTtatctatttatttcatttttatttaattttgtttttatttcacttttaaaagtcCCTTGTTCGATGTAATTTATGTTCCTAAGAGTGGTTGGAGAACTTGGCCTTCATCTGATTTCAAAAGTGTTTTTGGCTATGGAACCCAAGTTTCAAATGAAGTTGATGGTTTCAGTGTGATTCAGTCTTCAGACCTAATTGGGTTGAATAAAATCTAAAAGAATATACCCTTTTGGAGCATAACACTTTAATACTTTGGGGAATGTGGCACTACCAAAAGAAGACTACTAACATGTCAAATGTTCACCTGGAAGAAATTCGAACCACCCTTTTGGCCCCATTAATTGTAGCAAgtttatttctctatattttgtcATTCAATGAATTGAAGTCCTGTGGTATACTGCATTCATTAGAAGAAAAACGTTTTTAATGTCCTTTTAATGATGGCCCAAAAAGCATTTGACACAGCAAGATGCATGTGTTATTATATTGAGAATATAGAATAATAACAGTACCACTAAATTTAAGACCTCTTCCCAGTCTTGCTGTTCCTAGCAAGAAGTGTGGCCTGTGACTGCACTTACTGTTTGTGCTCATCAGAAACTGTCAATGTCTGCTTTTCTTTAACTCTGCAGTCTGTAACATCAcgctgtttattaaaaaaaaagaaaaattactttgacTTGTGTCCAAACAATCCTTAGTGTACTATATAAGCAAAAAACTGTGATAATTCTTTTGCCATTCCTTTTGAAAAGCCAGTGCTGCTAATAATCAAAATTTAGCTGAATTTGAGTTCTTTTCAGTAATGACTAAGAATACTTGATTGAAAATCTGAAACTATTATACCTTAAAAGCCAATTTTTCTGCCCCAGTAAAGTGATGAATATTAAAGAAatgtatgtttaaatatttacttcCTTTAAGCATAAAGAATTATATGCttttaagaaatatatgtatatacatatatgtatgaatgtatgtatgtatatgtaatagGTAAGTGGACTTTTTCCAAGTCCTTTGAAGATCAGAACCTAGAAATGAAGTTAGGCCAGAAGCAAACTGGTTTTGCTTTCAGTTCTCATAAACATTGCAAAAGTTAAGTGTGGGCTTTGACCACTAAGGCACATAGGCATTAACAACTTAGTAAAGCAATTAAGCAAATAATTacttaaattgtatttatttgccaaatggtttaaataattttgaattgaCTTTGTTCTCCAGGGATAATACCTCTCTTTGCTGGAATGAATCAGGTAGCTCCTATCTAAATAGAAAACTGGTAATTGAAACACacactttacattttaaattagcagttttgaatttttagggaaaaaaaaatcccaataatTGCATATTGTTAGGTAGAAGtcaaatttacaaagaaatggaATAGGGATGTGCCCTTAAGAAAAGTATAGACTCTCAATTTGCAGAATGATTTAAAATGTGCATGCATATAAAATGTTCATGTGTAcgtatatattttattacagagAAGTCTTTGGTATACAAAATAGTTTACCACAACCTTTTAAACAGCAGGTTCTGGGCCTTAAATGCATATCACAGTTAGCCAAGAGAACTGGGGTGAGGGGCAGGGAAAATGAACTGCAGTTCCCTATCCCTAGCCTCTATACCAGCTGTCCAATGAAAAGTACCAAGGCTCACTGAATGTTACAACCcagcagatttttaaataaattatctaacATTTTGAGTGCCCCTACTAGATGCTAGAAGCTATGCTAAAGTGTTTCACATGCCCTACTTTGCTGCTTCTATAAAATAACTGCGTGAAAGAACaggttatccccattttatagatgagaaaagagaGGTTTAGACCGGTTAGCTGATTTGCCCAAAGTTGTAATTATGGCCTACAAAGTCAAATAAATCCTAATCTGAGACACATGTTCTTTCCACCACTGCACACTTGAAAGAGGAAAACACCAAGATTATTCATTACTAATCAAGTCAATATTGCTCTATTCAGCTGAATTAGTAATGTGTGTCTTGAAATTGCTAAAAGGCATTAAACTGACTTAGAATCAGTTTTTTTATTACATCTACATATAAAAGTAGCTTCAAATGTCTCATTCTACTGTCCATAATTGAAGATTTTTtagtataataaaattttaaagatacttGGAGGCACTTTGGAAAATCAGACCAAACTCTCTTTTCCACTCATAGATTCGGCATAACCAATCTGGAAAGCATTTGTTGAGAGCCTTATGACATCACTTAATAACCATGGTTGATTCATCAATTAAAGTACAGACAATTGTTGACTAAACTTGTGGGACTTTgctattaggttgatgcaaaagtaattgcagtttttctccattaaaaGTAACGGCAAAAACTggaattacttttgcaccaacctaatacgaTGTGGATCATCTGAGATGAATGTTGAAATCCAGTATAGCTTCTTCATATTTCTGGCCCATTTTTCCCACCAGAAAGTACACAGAGTGAAATGAGCTTATGAAAAGCATAATTAACTAGAAAAATgttactgaaagaaaaattacatggtACATGCCAAGGTTAAATACTAGTAACTCTAAACTCAGTGAATTTTCTAGGCAGCAGCTTTCCTCTGCTGTGTAGACTGGTAAAGAACAaaccaaggctgggtgcagtggctcatgcctgtaatcccagcactttgggaggctgaggcgggcaaatcacctgaggtcaggcaagaccagcctgaccaacatagtgaaaccctgtctatgctaaaaatacaaaaattagctgggcgggtggcacacgcctgtaatcccagctacttgggaggctgaagcaggagaactgctggaacccaggaggcagaggtcgcagtgaacccagatcacatcactgcactccaggctgggcaacaagagcaaaattccatctcaaaaaggaaaaagaaaagaaaaaaactataattaATATGTTAGGTCCACGTTTTCTTAAGTTTTCTACCAGATTTTTATCTTCGTATAGTGAACAAACTGTTAAGAacttttttatgaaaaatattttagtgtgACTATATTGCATAGTTAGGCTGATGGTTCAGTGTTCGGTAGGTTAGATACCGTCATTGTTTATTTCCATATTGACTGGTTCTAGCTAGAGCTGAAATTAGGTAAAGAATATCTTGAACTCATTTTgctacacaggaaaaaaaaagtgcttccTTAGCTCACTTGGAAAGAGATTGGGATTAGAAAAGATAGtgaatttgtatgtatttatagaaataaatagaatacaaaatgaggcttttaaatttttttcccacaTGAAAATATGATACTTAACTTTAATTATTACCTTTTACATTGTTAGTTTGCAGACGGGCATAATTAGGTCCTCAGTTGCAGAAATCACAGACATCTGAAGGCCAGCACTTTAATTTGGCCACAGTCTAAAGATTTCTCTGCTCCTTCCTTTGCTCCTCCTCATACTCCACGGTTTGAACTGATGCTGTTCTATATACGGTAATTTTCCACCTACCTCATCTCTGACTACAGTGCTATATTTTTCACACAGTAAGGACAGATGTTGTGTTAATCTCACCATGCCAACAATCAGGGCACCACCTAGCAGAGTCAGTGAAGGCCAAAATAAACAGTGGAAGATAGCCATTTGGTCATACTTTTTTATAAGAATGACATCTTCAGATTGGCTGTCTGGACTGTAGAAGCATGAAAAGGGGGTTCCACTTTTGTGATCGAAGAATTCCTTTATGTCCAGAGCACTGTTGAGCAAATCATTTCTATCTTGGTGGCACTTAGGTGTGTAAAAGCACTAGGAATATGGAGGAGGGAAAAAGATAAAGGCACTGTCACCAATACCAAATACTTaacagtttttattatgaaatagctTCAGGTTGAAGTTATTAGTGGGCAGTTTCAATCTTAGAAGGTGGTAAAATATTACATAGCTCATGGGAAAAGGTTGATTGGAGGGCCACAGTGAAATGGCCATTTCCAGTCATTAAGCAAGGATGTGGAAGGGAATTCTTAGTTTATATGACATTGCAGGAGAGTCAGTGACCAACTTCATAAGGAATATGACTCCTCCCCACATGCAGGTTCTTGGTCTCTTGGACAGTATGAATCCATTTGTCCACtgaacaaaaatgtattgagccTATGAACTTTCAACGCCTAGTAATGTCTCTGTTGTCTCTGTCTTGATCTCCTGTAGCAAAATATTACCCTGAAGAAAAGCACATGGAGGCTTTTGCTCTAGACTCACAGAGAGGGAGCCCCACCTGGACTTTGGTTTCTGAGAGACAGAACCAGTGGAGAAGGGACCTCTGTCAGCTGGTGACTTTTTTCAAAAAAGCTTGAGGTTTATTACCATATCCATTAGGTACTTGAGGTACTGTGCTAAAGGCCTacaaaatgtttgaaatgttaaaaatcattgcatccaaaacagaaaacaaaagtcaTCAGATTGAAATTGATGCTTAAAGACAATAAAGTGTAACACGTCAACTAATCTAACACAACTCAACTTTTTATAGTTAggtataaatacaaattttaaatcatATGAAAGACTATACTTTCAGGGATCATTTCTATAATTTGTTAAATCATAAGAACCCattatgtaatttattaaaaatgataatctttacatttatttgataAGAAAAATTACTCGCTTGATTCAAGGGAGACTGTGAGTACATTGTAGCATTTTGATATGATGGGGAGTGGAATCTCCAAAAGAAACACTCCCCACAAATGACTACTCATTGGCTTAGCGTATAAATTCCAGACACCAAATTGTGAAATTGGAATAATTTATCTCCTTTCTATATACCCCATTTCTCCACCAAGAAGAAAGCTTCatttatcctgatttgatcactataaaaatatttactaaaaaaaaaaaacagatctatCCCTAAAGACAGCCCTGGGTTATTTATGTACCCTGCTAGGGGCAGTCTGGCAGGGAAGGGTTGCTGTCATAAGAACTCTTTAAACTTTACAATACCTTGGGATTTATCTGGACAGCCTCTTCATTATAATGTAGGAGAGCTTTCTGACCTGAATGGGTGAGGTTCACCAACACCTGAAGACACGGGTACTTCCCCTGACCGCGGCAGTGCACACCACAGGTGAAGGTACAGTCCAGCCAGTGGTCCATGATATCTGTGTGGATGGCAGTGCAGGTCGATTCTTCTCTCTGAGCActtcaatttgaaaaaaataaatgttcttcaCTTACTAGAAAATTTCGTTCTACATTTCAGTGTGGTTATGAGCTTATGTATACAATGCCCAAGGCATCTGTGAACAAGGCATTTGTGTATTTTGAGGTGGCACAGGATCCTTACAGCAGGCACCTAATAATCAGGGAGCACAGAAGACAAAGAGTTGGGGTAAAGAGCCGCGAAGTCCCAAGTTCCACCTCACTTCTGATGATCCTACTGGCATATTTCTCACTGTAACAATGGTTTTCAAACTTCAGAATCACCTGTGAGTTTGTTAGAATGAAGAATTTGTTAAACTGTGGATTCCAGCGCTTcattccagagattctggtttggTAGGTCTGACTTGAGGCCCAGGAATCTTTATATTCAATAGTATTTAAGATGCAGGTATTTGGAGAAGCACAGTGTAAACAGTGTTAGCATTACCATAATACTGTAACCACCAAGATTCACACTCACTCAGGAATCTCATCATCTCTCATGCTTCATCATCTCAAGATGCACTGGCTTGTCCTGATGAAAATGTGCCTTTGGAAGGAGTCCAACTACGGGGCCGTTGGTCAACATAGCCTATACAATTGCTAGCAACAAGGTACAATTCCACATACCCACTACTTCCAAAGAGGCAAGTGCAAATCATACGTGGAATCTCTCGTAGAATACTTACAATATTTTTGCTATCAGTTAagttccttgaggtcaggagctacGTCCAGTTCATCTGTGTGTTCCTCAAAGCATGAAACAGAATGCCTCTCACTGAGTAGATGTTCAGTAAGTGCTGTACtgaattatattttttttttggaggtggggacggagtttcgctcttgttgcccaggctggaatggcacgatctcggctcactgcaacctccaccttctggtttcaagtgattctcctgcctcagcctcctgagtagctgggattacaggtgtgcaccatcatgcccagctaattttttgtatttttagtagagatggggtttcaccacattggccaggctggtcttgaatccccgacctcgtgatcctttcgccttggcctcccaaagtgctgggattacaggcatgagccaccactcctggcctgaaTTAAATTCTACTTggaaaaaatttattgagaatttccACACGTACTACATATGCAAAACATCCTAGGTGCTATGAGAAATTACAAACAAAATTCCTGCCATGAAGATCTTGTGGTGATGTTGAAAAGAAAggacatgtgtatatgtatgaaataatttgaaaacaagtCCAAGACAAAGTAAACGAGGGGAAGAGGAAATGTTTTGATTTAATGTATGGGACCGGCTCTTTATATACCCTCACACTCACATGTAGGGGGACCCCTGTGTTTACTTACTGCTTCCTTAAACATAATAAGTCAGATTAGCAAGCTCTAAAGTCAGAATGTTTGAaaagcagggccaggcacagtggctcatgcctataatcccagcactttgggaggccgaggtgggcggatcacttgaggccaggagtttgagactagcctggccaacatggcaaaaccacatcttcactgaaaatacaaaaattagctgggtgtggtggcgggcacctgtaatcccagatactcgggaggctgaggcaggagaattgcttaaacccgggaggcagaggttgcagtgagccaagattgtgccactgcactccagcctgggcaacagagccagactctgtcctaccccccctcaaaaaaaaaaaaaaagtaagaatgttTTAAAGGCAATATTTAGCTAGGTTCATAATGCACTCTCATTAATCTCTTTGACCAAAATAATCATTCTCCCTTATTAATACAACAAACTTGAGACACGCCATGCAGTTTAACATAACCTCAAGGTCCAGGGTATAAAAACCACTAGATGTGGCCTAAGAAAAAATATTGGgcaagtgaaaatacaaaaatggaaaataagattcTTTCATAGATTTAGCACTGGTCTGCTTTTTcactaaattaatttatatacttattttaacTAGGCATcttgaaataataatttagagTTACCTTTTTATCTGTTAGAACTTGAGCTCTCTAAATCTTGACCAAGTACTGAACTGAGTATGATTTGAATTTTCCTTGAAGATTTTAGAAAGCTCCAAAATAGAGTAGGACATGCTGTCCTTGCACAAGGCCCCAGTCAGAGCCTTTCAGGTGGAACCAGGGATGTATTCAGGGCTCAAAAATGAGCATGTTCCTTCAATAGCATCGGGTGTGTATTTGGCTACAGCTGTGACAAAATTCATCATTTGACTGAGAGATGAGAGGCTGAGGGAGTAGGATAGGTATGAGCTACCCAGGCCTTTTTAACTTAATACCACCCTTTATGGAACAAACCTACTCTCTGAGATGGCACAAGACGTAAGTTGAGAGAGATTAGAACTCACCACTCTTAGGCACTCACTTAATTTAACCAAATAATTTCCAGGAATGCTTAGAAAAGTGAAACTTAATTATGAGCAACAGTTTGGTACCAGCTTGCAGAAGGTACCCTCAAGCCATCTCCCAAATAtgtcacatttttaaagataatctgATCTgcctgtgcacacacatgcacattta
This sequence is a window from Macaca fascicularis isolate 582-1 chromosome 2, T2T-MFA8v1.1. Protein-coding genes within it:
- the KCNMB3 gene encoding calcium-activated potassium channel subunit beta-3 isoform X2, producing MTAFPASGKKRETDYSDGDPLDVHKRLSSSAGEDRAVLLGFAMMGFSVLMFFLLGTTILKPFMLSAQREESTCTAIHTDIMDHWLDCTFTCGVHCRGQGKYPCLQVLVNLTHSGQKALLHYNEEAVQINPKCFYTPKCHQDRNDLLNSALDIKEFFDHKSGTPFSCFYSPDSQSEDVILIKKYDQMAIFHCLFWPSLTLLGGALIVGMVRLTQHLSLLCEKYSTVVRDEVGGKLPYIEQHQFKPWSMRRSKGRSREIFRLWPN
- the KCNMB3 gene encoding calcium-activated potassium channel subunit beta-3 isoform X8; this encodes MQPFSIPVQITLQGSRRRQGRTAFPASGKKRETDYSDGDPLDVHKRLSSSAGEDRAVLLGFAMMGFSVLMFFLLGTTILKPFMLSAQREESTCTAIHTDIMDHWLDCTFTCGVHCRGQGKYPCLQVLVNLTHSGQKALLHYNEEAVQINPKRDVTDCRVKEKQTLTVSDEHKQ
- the KCNMB3 gene encoding calcium-activated potassium channel subunit beta-3 isoform X1, which translates into the protein MQPFSIPVQITLQGSRRRQGRTAFPASGKKRETDYSDGDPLDVHKRLSSSAGEDRAVLLGFAMMGFSVLMFFLLGTTILKPFMLSAQREESTCTAIHTDIMDHWLDCTFTCGVHCRGQGKYPCLQVLVNLTHSGQKALLHYNEEAVQINPKCFYTPKCHQDRNDLLNSALDIKEFFDHKSGTPFSCFYSPDSQSEDVILIKKYDQMAIFHCLFWPSLTLLGGALIVGMVRLTQHLSLLCEKYSTVVRDEVGGKLPYIEQHQFKPWSMRRSKGRSREIFRLWPN
- the KCNMB3 gene encoding calcium-activated potassium channel subunit beta-3 isoform X7; the encoded protein is MDLSPSSELGFHCVAFMLLTRHRTAFPASGKKRETDYSDGDPLDVHKRLSSSAGEDRAVLLGFAMMGFSVLMFFLLGTTILKPFMLSAQREESTCTAIHTDIMDHWLDCTFTCGVHCRGQGKYPCLQVLVNLTHSGQKALLHYNEEAVQINPKCFYTPKCHQDRNDLLNSALDIKEFFDHKSGTPFSCFYSPDSQSEDVILIKKYDQMAIFHCLFWPSLTLLGGALIVGMVRLTQHLSLLCEKYSTVVRDEVGGKLPYIEQHQFKPWSMRRSKGRSREIFRLWPN
- the KCNMB3 gene encoding calcium-activated potassium channel subunit beta-3 isoform X3, whose translation is MMGFSVLMFFLLGTTILKPFMLSAQREESTCTAIHTDIMDHWLDCTFTCGVHCRGQGKYPCLQVLVNLTHSGQKALLHYNEEAVQINPKCFYTPKCHQDRNDLLNSALDIKEFFDHKSGTPFSCFYSPDSQSEDVILIKKYDQMAIFHCLFWPSLTLLGGALIVGMVRLTQHLSLLCEKYSTVVRDEVGGKLPYIEQHQFKPWSMRRSKGRSREIFRLWPN